A genomic stretch from Natronomonas gomsonensis includes:
- a CDS encoding carboxypeptidase-like regulatory domain-containing protein: protein MSSDVVAGVIHGTDPDANGAMTIEVWRADGIPDPVPAHVPASMLESLPDRLFGRLTEDLLALSTARPDGTFRVDVPMGLDDSTVYCRVFDDHRLLAAEQVTVRAAVDGPDLVVETNDTSRRAVPAAATALATVVAGCSGIPGWGDETATPGTATDTPGVTSSPEETDTPTATSRPTNTATETSVPTDTATETASPTDTTTATPTEESSSQSSDGNQVDAGGGWSGGGGDDSDDSSTPTPTETPTPTETPTETPTPTETPTETPTPTPSPGDSEPDLREPDPPEPDLTTTSSTADRAAFLYQGSEPVQRDADPAKIEGKRVSTLTGTVLNRDGSPLSGVKVSIKDRPEFGYTYTREDGEWDMALNGGGRETVRFEKDGYLPAQRSVNLNWNQETAMDDVALVEPDGEGTEIENDANEPQVVESGKVSDDDGTRTAVVFVPEGTAAQWTADGTAPESLTVRTAEYTVGDLGPESMPGGLPRQVGYTYASEFFVDEEASGSGGSSGGGFIGSGSAGDLQFDTDVVFYLDNFLDFPVGAPVPTGSYDADAANWVPSNNGLVVKILGISDGKADLDIDGSDTAADEQTLSDLGVGDAERETLADLYEVGDELWRTPLPHFTPWDCNWPVRPPESAVFPPERERRDEPEDPDPC from the coding sequence ATGTCATCGGACGTGGTTGCTGGAGTAATACACGGGACGGACCCGGATGCAAATGGAGCGATGACAATCGAGGTGTGGCGTGCCGATGGAATTCCGGACCCAGTGCCGGCCCACGTCCCCGCTTCGATGCTCGAATCGCTCCCGGACCGACTATTCGGCCGGCTAACGGAGGATCTCCTCGCGCTGTCGACGGCGCGTCCTGACGGCACCTTTCGCGTGGATGTACCGATGGGGTTAGACGACTCGACGGTCTATTGCCGCGTCTTCGACGACCACCGTCTCCTCGCTGCCGAGCAGGTCACGGTACGCGCCGCAGTTGACGGACCGGACCTCGTGGTTGAAACGAACGACACGAGTCGGCGCGCTGTCCCGGCAGCGGCGACGGCTCTAGCTACTGTTGTTGCTGGCTGCTCCGGCATTCCTGGATGGGGTGATGAGACGGCGACACCGGGGACGGCAACGGATACGCCGGGTGTGACATCCTCTCCTGAGGAGACAGATACCCCGACTGCGACTTCACGCCCCACTAACACTGCAACTGAAACGTCAGTCCCAACCGATACTGCGACTGAGACAGCAAGCCCCACCGACACTACGACTGCAACACCGACAGAGGAATCGTCGAGCCAGTCATCTGACGGCAACCAAGTGGATGCCGGTGGCGGCTGGAGTGGTGGGGGAGGAGACGATAGCGACGACTCGTCAACACCGACCCCGACTGAGACGCCGACACCAACCGAAACACCGACTGAGACGCCGACACCAACCGAAACACCGACTGAGACGCCGACACCGACGCCCTCGCCGGGTGACTCAGAGCCGGACCTGCGAGAGCCAGACCCGCCGGAACCAGACCTCACGACGACGAGTTCGACCGCCGACCGCGCTGCGTTCCTCTATCAGGGATCCGAACCAGTTCAGCGAGATGCGGACCCAGCGAAAATCGAGGGAAAACGGGTGAGTACCCTCACAGGGACGGTTTTGAACCGCGACGGATCGCCACTGTCGGGGGTGAAGGTCTCGATTAAAGACCGACCGGAGTTCGGATACACCTACACCCGCGAGGATGGCGAGTGGGATATGGCGCTCAACGGCGGCGGGCGCGAGACGGTTCGCTTCGAGAAGGACGGCTACCTCCCTGCCCAGCGTTCGGTCAATCTGAACTGGAACCAGGAGACGGCTATGGACGATGTCGCGCTGGTCGAACCGGACGGCGAGGGGACCGAAATCGAAAACGATGCTAACGAACCTCAGGTTGTCGAGAGCGGTAAGGTCTCGGACGATGATGGCACCAGGACGGCCGTCGTCTTCGTCCCGGAAGGGACCGCAGCCCAGTGGACGGCCGACGGCACGGCGCCGGAGTCGTTGACCGTCCGGACCGCTGAGTACACCGTCGGCGATCTGGGGCCGGAGTCGATGCCGGGAGGACTCCCGCGCCAAGTCGGCTACACCTACGCATCGGAGTTTTTCGTCGACGAGGAGGCATCCGGGTCGGGCGGTTCCTCCGGCGGTGGGTTCATCGGCTCCGGGTCGGCGGGGGACCTGCAGTTCGACACGGACGTCGTCTTCTACCTGGACAACTTCCTCGACTTTCCGGTGGGAGCACCCGTACCGACCGGGTCCTACGATGCCGATGCGGCGAACTGGGTGCCTTCCAACAACGGCCTGGTCGTGAAGATCCTCGGGATCTCCGACGGCAAAGCCGACCTCGACATCGACGGGAGCGACACCGCGGCCGACGAGCAGACCCTCTCGGATCTGGGCGTCGGCGACGCCGAGCGCGAAACACTGGCCGACCTGTACGAGGTGGGTGACGAACTGTGGCGGACACCGTTGCCCCATTTCACGCCGTGGGACTGCAACTGGCCCGTTAGACCACCCGAAAGCGCCGTTTTCCCACCGGAACGGGAGCGGCGTGACGAACCCGAGGATCCGGACCCCTGCTGA
- a CDS encoding ribonuclease H-like domain-containing protein, with translation MTELSTVAFDIETTGFETRDQLTVVGFDSAVASRVFLNTDGTTPSPTLTDQLNEKLQTAVQLTSHDSKRELLTELTTFVTSTLTQRNAKLVAYNGERWNGGFDLPFLRTRLCTHSLEWPFGTLPYVDVMDVFEKRFNTSENTLNGVYGELIGAGMNELDPFADSSEAVTAWEESTFEPLITHNVADIRRTRALMDLAERYCSKSDFSMKSLEPVV, from the coding sequence ATGACCGAACTATCGACAGTCGCCTTCGACATCGAAACGACTGGGTTCGAGACAAGAGATCAACTCACCGTTGTTGGGTTTGACTCTGCTGTCGCATCCCGAGTGTTTCTCAATACGGATGGAACAACACCATCGCCAACACTCACAGACCAGCTGAACGAGAAGCTCCAGACGGCGGTGCAACTCACCTCCCACGACAGCAAACGGGAATTACTAACCGAACTCACGACGTTCGTCACATCAACACTTACCCAACGGAACGCGAAACTCGTCGCGTACAACGGTGAGCGGTGGAATGGTGGATTCGATTTGCCGTTTCTTCGGACTCGGCTCTGTACACACAGCCTTGAGTGGCCCTTTGGCACGCTGCCGTATGTCGATGTGATGGATGTCTTCGAGAAACGGTTCAATACCAGCGAAAATACACTGAATGGCGTCTATGGAGAACTTATTGGGGCAGGGATGAACGAGCTTGATCCATTCGCCGATAGCAGTGAGGCCGTCACAGCGTGGGAGGAAAGTACATTTGAACCACTCATCACACACAACGTCGCCGATATCCGTCGGACGCGAGCGTTGATGGATCTCGCAGAACGGTACTGCTCGAAGTCGGACTTCTCGATGAAATCACTTGAGCCGGTCGTTTGA
- a CDS encoding DUF5677 domain-containing protein produces the protein MSDVEDTNWFEEAVENALSIDPEDIAADTDEIADLVFEYSDELLAEYAVKYPSVMDDEAATREGFETRLHQRWGQAFDNLEFFILLNHEAGSTFKQHLIEDDELSDTDPLFSALFRLHARACQVSREVLALIRAGYADGAFSRWRALYEIAISAQFISKHGKDTAERFLHHKIVDDYFEAELLQEHHEELGVKSFSDDEMEDIEERLEQMVDQYGGAFKQSYGWAHVELDENPSRRTVAEDVGLDRYEPYFAFASDTIHGGAKGTLYRMGLTPNTQTEVMATGPTNTGFTDPAQFTVLMLAEVTEALLLNWEQITWSLVSTSVFEMTHEVIATFDDIRKQLEAEVAMAEGKGYTIGGRD, from the coding sequence ATGAGCGACGTGGAGGACACGAACTGGTTTGAGGAGGCCGTCGAGAACGCATTAAGCATCGACCCCGAAGACATCGCCGCCGACACAGACGAGATAGCAGACTTGGTATTCGAGTATAGTGACGAACTCCTCGCCGAATACGCGGTAAAATACCCATCCGTGATGGACGATGAGGCCGCCACCCGGGAAGGATTCGAAACGCGTCTACACCAACGATGGGGACAAGCCTTCGACAACCTCGAGTTCTTCATCTTGCTGAACCACGAGGCAGGTTCCACGTTCAAACAACACTTAATCGAGGATGACGAATTATCTGACACAGACCCACTCTTCTCCGCGCTATTCCGGCTTCACGCACGGGCTTGTCAGGTGTCACGCGAAGTGCTGGCGTTGATACGAGCTGGATACGCTGACGGCGCATTTTCACGGTGGCGCGCACTCTACGAGATCGCAATCTCTGCCCAATTCATCTCAAAGCACGGCAAGGATACGGCAGAGCGATTCCTCCACCACAAAATCGTCGACGACTACTTTGAAGCCGAACTTCTTCAGGAACACCACGAGGAACTCGGCGTTAAATCGTTTTCAGATGACGAAATGGAAGATATCGAGGAACGATTGGAGCAGATGGTGGACCAGTATGGGGGTGCGTTCAAGCAATCCTATGGATGGGCGCATGTGGAGTTGGATGAGAACCCCTCCAGACGCACGGTCGCCGAAGATGTCGGATTGGACAGGTACGAACCCTACTTCGCCTTCGCAAGTGATACTATCCACGGCGGTGCGAAAGGCACCCTGTACCGGATGGGGTTAACCCCCAATACTCAGACGGAAGTGATGGCGACTGGCCCGACGAATACCGGGTTCACAGACCCCGCACAATTCACCGTGTTGATGCTCGCCGAGGTCACCGAGGCTCTGCTGCTAAATTGGGAACAAATCACGTGGTCACTTGTTTCTACGTCTGTGTTCGAAATGACCCACGAAGTCATTGCGACGTTCGACGACATCCGCAAGCAGTTAGAGGCGGAAGTAGCGATGGCCGAAGGGAAAGGGTACACTATCGGCGGTCGAGACTGA
- a CDS encoding ParA family protein produces the protein MSGSDSKNSIDRTNSPNSPYDSVQTDGNSRAVSVCMLKGGVGKSTIAVNLARQLAAQGHDVLLIDLDPNGHASVGLGFDDQYHNTEETIGDVFFDDADPTSVVYDTSYEFDILPSSEDLEQVEREIVVGDVFQPSALLKREVVDPLLGDTYDYIVTDSPAYRSRLTDNALVATANLVLPLAPGNEAMAGLERTIERQISPLRKHMDVDVLAMAPNMLSGRIDQQTQDRQLLERLNSHDNLQDRIPNFARITDWEAVDAGDLKPSPGIRDRTSITKAYGERKPLLDYDPDCDQLKCFDELAHIVEAGEVVRHG, from the coding sequence ATGAGTGGTTCAGATAGTAAGAATAGCATAGATAGAACGAATAGCCCAAATAGCCCATATGATTCGGTACAGACCGATGGGAACTCTCGAGCTGTTTCGGTTTGTATGTTGAAGGGGGGCGTCGGCAAATCGACAATTGCTGTCAACCTCGCCCGGCAGCTGGCCGCACAGGGCCACGATGTACTCCTCATCGACCTTGATCCGAACGGCCACGCGTCCGTCGGCTTAGGCTTTGACGACCAGTATCACAACACCGAGGAAACCATCGGCGACGTCTTCTTCGATGATGCTGACCCGACTTCTGTTGTCTACGATACCAGCTACGAGTTCGATATTCTCCCGTCCAGCGAGGACTTAGAACAGGTCGAGCGGGAGATCGTCGTCGGCGACGTATTCCAACCCTCTGCGCTACTCAAGCGGGAAGTGGTAGACCCACTCCTCGGGGACACGTATGATTATATCGTCACGGATTCGCCGGCGTACCGCTCTCGACTCACTGACAACGCGCTCGTCGCGACGGCTAATCTGGTGCTTCCGCTCGCCCCCGGGAATGAGGCGATGGCCGGTCTGGAGCGAACCATCGAGCGCCAGATTTCACCGCTCCGGAAGCATATGGATGTCGACGTCCTTGCGATGGCTCCGAATATGTTGAGCGGCCGTATTGACCAACAGACCCAGGATCGACAGCTTCTGGAACGGCTCAATTCCCACGATAACCTCCAGGACCGCATCCCGAACTTCGCGCGGATTACGGACTGGGAGGCTGTCGACGCCGGCGATCTCAAACCATCTCCCGGCATTCGGGACCGTACCAGTATCACGAAGGCCTACGGCGAGCGCAAACCGCTACTGGACTACGACCCAGACTGTGACCAGCTGAAGTGTTTCGACGAACTGGCTCACATTGTCGAGGCAGGGGAGGTGGTCCGCCATGGCTGA
- a CDS encoding tyrosine-type recombinase/integrase yields the protein MSDPNDIYPALRKKGASVCTLDELEERYWSEVGPDLRSEGQDPNSERPTYKWLVENGHRDLIYALQEYHDLSFGDFWTQTLGLEDKEPGYNWEIGDEDTIDALETYLERRRGNRWSETTTATHRGRLKQYAGAYYTVNDTDDLLSPIAPDSETPEYEAKDACWRAFERLDDQYKRTTLEKVYRAVDEWYEHLRDRGLATTIPTSAVASNFDWSDVDPDDGSEETIEPNQVRALYDEAHNNRERTLVVALCAWGLRANEVARLHRDQLVLDVDEPYIEFDERKNGPSTVNIPFGEQDAQTRISLLDGDDWGGYLFPSTRSESGHVHRNTVRDWLHDLADRAGVTLGDGDDAYPNPQQARQYWYNAYSEVLEDVLLDAVSELAEEQGSSSAQVVWNDYLSEERRRSVRRALMREKLKAAFGDES from the coding sequence ATGAGTGACCCCAACGACATCTATCCAGCGCTGCGGAAGAAAGGAGCCTCAGTCTGCACGCTCGACGAACTCGAGGAGCGCTACTGGTCCGAAGTCGGGCCCGACCTCCGCTCCGAGGGGCAGGACCCGAATAGCGAACGGCCAACCTACAAGTGGCTTGTCGAAAACGGCCACCGAGATCTCATTTACGCACTTCAAGAGTATCACGACCTCTCCTTCGGGGATTTCTGGACGCAAACCCTGGGGCTCGAGGACAAAGAACCGGGCTACAACTGGGAAATTGGCGATGAAGACACCATCGACGCGCTCGAAACCTATCTCGAACGACGTCGCGGGAACCGGTGGAGCGAGACAACAACTGCGACCCATCGTGGCCGTCTGAAGCAGTACGCGGGCGCATACTACACCGTCAATGACACCGATGATTTGTTGAGTCCAATCGCTCCAGACAGCGAAACACCAGAGTACGAAGCGAAAGACGCCTGCTGGCGGGCCTTTGAACGTCTCGATGACCAGTACAAGCGGACCACTCTCGAAAAGGTGTATCGAGCCGTCGACGAGTGGTATGAACACCTGCGGGACCGAGGCCTCGCGACGACCATCCCCACGTCGGCTGTTGCCTCGAATTTTGATTGGTCCGATGTCGATCCCGACGACGGGTCGGAGGAGACTATCGAGCCGAATCAGGTACGAGCCCTCTACGACGAAGCCCACAATAACCGGGAGAGAACGCTTGTCGTCGCTCTCTGTGCGTGGGGGCTGCGCGCGAACGAGGTGGCTCGTCTGCATCGCGACCAGTTGGTCCTCGACGTCGACGAACCGTACATCGAGTTCGACGAGCGGAAGAATGGTCCATCGACGGTGAACATCCCCTTTGGAGAACAAGATGCTCAGACACGCATCTCGCTACTGGACGGCGACGACTGGGGCGGATACCTGTTCCCGTCGACGAGATCAGAGTCGGGCCACGTCCACCGCAACACCGTTCGTGACTGGCTTCACGACCTCGCTGATCGCGCTGGTGTAACTCTCGGAGATGGCGATGATGCCTATCCAAACCCCCAGCAGGCCCGCCAGTATTGGTACAACGCCTACTCTGAGGTCCTTGAAGATGTCTTGCTCGACGCGGTCAGCGAACTTGCAGAAGAACAGGGTAGCAGCTCCGCTCAAGTCGTTTGGAATGACTATCTCTCCGAAGAACGACGCCGGAGCGTCCGTCGTGCGCTGATGCGCGAGAAGTTGAAAGCCGCCTTCGGTGACGAGTCCTAA
- a CDS encoding DUF7260 family protein: MAHGAVHHGTGMTTACEILDRAVECIEEETQSLQRERQAFETFRKSVSRAQPATGDGGTQTGSLLEIYQETVMSTPDFEVAYDEPVSESLKSELSPSIAETLQQNEPITQHFKRNLLLATTEAIESRVRFIRVLEAEQESIRAVLKTVLEIEDTLQELPVCTLRCLQFEQFVDVWEACEETVERCDQRSEQRQRHINERRSKNEHANVGAHALNAYLYSDLKTQFPALRALSEKRQEIEQYRGEATKPVSHTREDNCDSGLEATSN, encoded by the coding sequence GTGGCACACGGAGCGGTACACCACGGAACAGGCATGACCACTGCATGTGAGATACTCGACCGGGCAGTAGAATGTATCGAAGAAGAAACACAGAGCCTCCAGCGGGAGCGTCAGGCCTTCGAGACCTTTCGAAAATCGGTCAGCAGAGCCCAACCGGCCACGGGCGACGGTGGAACACAGACTGGAAGCCTACTCGAAATATACCAAGAGACGGTAATGTCGACACCTGATTTCGAGGTAGCCTACGACGAACCAGTTTCTGAAAGCCTCAAATCCGAACTCTCTCCGTCCATAGCCGAAACACTCCAGCAAAACGAACCGATAACACAACACTTCAAACGCAATTTACTTCTCGCGACGACCGAAGCTATCGAATCGCGAGTCCGGTTTATTCGGGTGTTGGAGGCAGAACAGGAGTCGATTCGAGCTGTTTTGAAGACGGTACTGGAGATTGAGGACACCCTTCAGGAACTGCCAGTCTGCACGTTACGATGTCTTCAGTTCGAACAGTTCGTTGACGTCTGGGAGGCCTGTGAAGAGACTGTCGAGCGATGCGACCAACGTTCCGAACAGCGGCAACGCCATATCAACGAGCGGCGGAGTAAAAACGAGCACGCGAATGTCGGAGCACATGCCCTCAACGCCTACCTCTACAGCGACCTCAAAACCCAATTTCCAGCGTTGCGTGCCCTATCTGAAAAAAGACAAGAAATTGAACAATATCGTGGAGAAGCGACCAAACCAGTCAGTCACACGCGGGAAGATAACTGTGACAGTGGTCTCGAGGCGACATCAAATTGA
- the cofC gene encoding 2-phospho-L-lactate guanylyltransferase produces MEVIIPFSIKSPKTRLKPALSANERKRFAKSMLSDVLTALAETDASPTILATGPVDCDAPVVIDQRDLDTAITDQLADSSFPVAIVMADLPLVTPTALERLFEPDADIVLAPGRGGGTNAIVVRHPEFRVDYHGISIRDHRTIAKNVDAEVGEIDSLRLSTDIDEPQDFAEVLLHSNGAANEWLTSAGFELAADGRVTVERQ; encoded by the coding sequence ATGGAGGTCATCATTCCGTTCTCAATAAAGTCCCCGAAGACTCGTCTTAAACCCGCTCTGTCAGCAAATGAACGGAAGCGTTTTGCCAAATCGATGCTTTCGGACGTTTTGACCGCGCTCGCCGAAACAGACGCGTCGCCAACTATCCTTGCAACTGGCCCGGTCGATTGTGACGCACCCGTCGTCATCGACCAACGCGACCTCGATACCGCAATTACCGACCAACTGGCAGACAGTAGTTTCCCGGTTGCTATCGTCATGGCCGATCTGCCGCTAGTCACACCGACTGCGCTCGAACGTCTGTTCGAACCGGACGCCGATATCGTCCTCGCACCTGGCCGCGGAGGCGGCACCAACGCCATCGTTGTCCGTCACCCGGAATTCAGGGTGGACTACCATGGCATCTCAATCCGAGACCATCGTACCATCGCAAAGAACGTCGATGCTGAGGTCGGTGAGATCGATTCTTTACGACTTTCGACCGATATTGATGAGCCCCAAGACTTTGCAGAAGTTTTGCTGCATAGCAATGGTGCCGCAAATGAGTGGCTTACGAGCGCCGGTTTTGAACTTGCTGCAGATGGTCGCGTGACCGTCGAGAGACAGTAA
- the cofG gene encoding 7,8-didemethyl-8-hydroxy-5-deazariboflavin synthase subunit CofG produces the protein MSPRSAKYNSEVDIADKGVEYLLSVTPADVSAATKLTFARNVFVPLTTACRYTCTYCTYYDPPGQASLLSPEEIRDICQRGADAGCTEALFTFGDDPDDRYTAIHEQLAEWGHDSIHAYLREACEIALDVGLLPHANPGDQTREQMELVADVNASMGVMLETTAEVQAHGGPRAKEPGQRLATLATAGELGVPFTTGILVGIGESWQDRAESILAIRDLQERYGHIQEVIVQPVVNNDRWQSGSPDVETMRRVTAMARVGLPEEVSVQSPPNLAPVRELLDCGIDDLGGVSPVTDDHINPEYAWPQLRELESIAEEAGVPLNERLPVYERYIEDGWLSERIEAALDADDAAGERYRALLVD, from the coding sequence ATGTCGCCCCGCAGCGCGAAGTACAATTCCGAGGTTGATATTGCAGATAAGGGTGTTGAGTACCTTCTTTCGGTCACCCCCGCCGACGTTTCGGCTGCCACGAAGTTGACCTTCGCACGCAACGTGTTCGTCCCGCTGACGACCGCCTGTCGCTATACATGTACCTACTGCACCTACTACGACCCACCGGGACAGGCGTCGCTGCTGTCGCCTGAAGAAATCCGCGACATCTGCCAGCGCGGTGCCGACGCGGGGTGTACGGAGGCGCTTTTCACCTTCGGCGACGACCCCGACGACCGGTACACGGCGATTCACGAGCAACTCGCGGAGTGGGGTCACGACTCGATTCACGCCTACCTCCGGGAGGCCTGCGAAATCGCTCTCGACGTGGGACTGTTGCCCCACGCCAACCCCGGCGACCAGACCCGCGAGCAGATGGAACTGGTCGCCGACGTGAACGCCTCGATGGGCGTGATGTTGGAGACCACCGCCGAAGTGCAGGCCCACGGCGGGCCGCGGGCGAAGGAGCCGGGCCAGCGACTCGCCACCCTCGCTACCGCGGGGGAACTCGGCGTCCCGTTCACGACGGGCATCCTCGTCGGCATCGGCGAATCCTGGCAGGACCGCGCCGAGAGCATCCTTGCGATTCGGGACCTCCAGGAGCGCTACGGCCACATCCAAGAGGTCATCGTCCAGCCCGTCGTGAACAACGACCGCTGGCAGAGCGGGTCGCCGGACGTCGAAACCATGCGCAGAGTGACGGCGATGGCACGGGTCGGCCTTCCCGAGGAAGTGAGCGTCCAGTCGCCGCCGAATCTCGCGCCCGTTCGGGAGTTACTCGACTGCGGCATCGACGATTTGGGCGGCGTCTCGCCGGTCACCGACGACCACATCAACCCCGAGTACGCGTGGCCACAACTGCGTGAACTGGAGTCAATCGCCGAGGAGGCCGGCGTCCCGCTGAACGAGCGGCTTCCGGTGTACGAACGGTACATCGAAGACGGGTGGCTCTCCGAGCGCATCGAGGCGGCGCTGGACGCCGACGATGCCGCCGGGGAACGCTACCGGGCGCTGTTGGTTGATTAA
- the cofH gene encoding 7,8-didemethyl-8-hydroxy-5-deazariboflavin synthase subunit CofH, translating to MGNLNQPTSFEHRPETEQSFENALAKARSGDRLDVDDAIELLTTGTERDGIDLERKERVLEAADRRRAEVVGEEVTFVANLNNNITTACNTGCLFCNFKDRSEQFRTTYQDDHGGFTKTPDESREIVRDAVERGIYEVTSVSGLHPAFALDDEHREILESSDRGDLNYRPPEEYEVDPRTYVEQIRAMAVDGVHVHSMTPEEAYHARRGTDWSYEEVFRRLKNAGLDSVPGTAAEILVDEVREVICPAKIDTGEWLEAMEAAANVGLDTTATIMYGHVDNEAHRALHLDRIRELQDRTGNITEFVPLSFVHHDTPLAERGMVDSGATVHEDELMIAVSRLYLDNVEHIQSSWVKYGDAQGLKMLSCGADDFMGTILSEEITKRAGGEYGEFRSFQEYVDMISAIGRVPVERSTDYEKRRRIDPEDGPHGPELGLNADGTPLVSR from the coding sequence ATGGGGAACTTGAACCAACCTACTAGCTTCGAACACCGCCCCGAGACGGAGCAATCCTTCGAGAACGCTCTCGCGAAAGCGCGGAGCGGCGACCGACTCGATGTCGACGACGCCATAGAGTTGCTAACCACTGGAACCGAACGGGACGGCATCGACCTCGAACGCAAAGAGCGAGTGTTGGAGGCCGCCGACCGCCGCCGCGCAGAAGTCGTCGGCGAGGAAGTCACGTTCGTCGCCAACCTCAACAACAACATCACGACCGCCTGCAACACCGGGTGTCTGTTCTGTAACTTCAAGGACCGCTCCGAGCAGTTCCGCACGACCTACCAGGACGACCACGGCGGCTTCACGAAGACGCCCGACGAGTCGCGGGAAATCGTCCGAGATGCCGTCGAACGCGGCATCTACGAGGTGACTTCGGTGTCGGGACTCCACCCCGCCTTCGCGCTCGACGACGAACACCGCGAAATACTCGAATCGAGCGACCGCGGCGACCTCAACTACCGCCCACCCGAAGAGTACGAGGTCGACCCCCGAACGTACGTCGAACAGATTCGGGCGATGGCCGTCGACGGCGTCCACGTCCACTCGATGACGCCCGAGGAGGCCTACCACGCCCGCCGCGGCACCGACTGGAGTTACGAAGAGGTGTTCCGCCGTCTGAAGAACGCCGGCCTCGACTCCGTACCAGGCACCGCCGCCGAAATCCTCGTCGACGAAGTCCGGGAGGTCATCTGTCCGGCGAAAATCGATACCGGCGAGTGGCTTGAGGCGATGGAAGCCGCCGCCAACGTGGGGTTAGACACCACCGCGACCATCATGTACGGCCACGTCGACAACGAGGCCCACCGCGCGCTGCACCTCGACCGGATTCGAGAGTTACAGGACCGAACCGGGAACATCACCGAGTTCGTCCCGCTGTCGTTCGTCCACCACGACACCCCGCTGGCCGAACGCGGAATGGTCGACTCCGGGGCGACCGTCCACGAGGACGAACTGATGATAGCCGTCTCACGGCTGTATCTCGACAACGTCGAGCACATCCAGTCGTCGTGGGTGAAATACGGCGACGCTCAAGGGCTGAAGATGCTCTCCTGTGGCGCCGACGACTTCATGGGCACCATCCTCTCGGAGGAAATCACGAAACGCGCCGGCGGCGAGTACGGGGAGTTCCGGTCGTTCCAGGAGTACGTGGACATGATTTCGGCCATCGGACGCGTTCCCGTCGAGCGCTCGACGGACTACGAGAAACGCCGCCGCATCGACCCCGAGGACGGCCCCCACGGGCCGGAGTTGGGGCTGAACGCCGACGGCACGCCCCTGGTGTCGCGTTAA
- a CDS encoding IS6 family transposase codes for MAEITRLSGCSDWIELDFVERERTPSELMKLGIRLHLAGLSLSNTIRELEKFGVERSRKAVHDWVQKADLQPADDTSPDHVALDETVIQINGQQFWLYAAVDPETNKFLHVRLFTTTTTALTQRFLQELREKHDVSDAVFLVDYAKHLAAALRRAGLRFQTIRHGNRNAVERIFREIKRRTSSFSNSFSHVQPTTAETWLQAFAVWWNSLN; via the coding sequence ATGGCAGAAATCACACGCCTCAGCGGTTGTAGCGACTGGATCGAGTTAGATTTTGTGGAGCGAGAGCGGACACCGAGCGAGCTGATGAAGCTCGGTATTCGACTCCATCTGGCTGGTCTATCACTTTCGAATACCATTCGAGAACTTGAGAAGTTCGGTGTCGAACGGTCACGAAAAGCCGTTCACGATTGGGTGCAGAAAGCCGATCTACAGCCAGCCGACGATACCAGTCCGGATCACGTTGCGCTTGACGAAACGGTGATCCAAATCAACGGTCAGCAGTTTTGGCTGTACGCCGCTGTCGATCCAGAGACAAACAAATTCCTGCACGTACGGCTGTTTACGACCACTACAACTGCATTGACACAGCGATTTCTGCAGGAACTTCGTGAGAAACACGACGTCTCTGACGCCGTGTTTCTCGTCGATTACGCCAAACATTTAGCGGCAGCACTCCGCCGAGCAGGGCTCCGATTTCAGACGATCCGGCATGGAAATCGGAATGCTGTCGAACGTATCTTTAGAGAGATAAAACGACGAACTTCTTCGTTTAGTAATAGCTTTAGCCACGTGCAGCCGACGACGGCAGAAACATGGCTGCAAGCCTTCGCCGTCTGGTGGAATTCACTTAACTAA